One segment of Primulina tabacum isolate GXHZ01 chromosome 14, ASM2559414v2, whole genome shotgun sequence DNA contains the following:
- the LOC142525566 gene encoding PLASMODESMATA CALLOSE-BINDING PROTEIN 2-like yields MAVYVVCLLLLLAMVTFSGATYCLCNTGVSNTVLQENIDYACGNGADCSAILQNGSCFLPNTVKDHCNYAVNSYYQRKGQTNGSCDFKGSASFSQTPPSNLAAGCVYQSSPSNGSSPAPPFSPGGTPPNGSFAPPGTFVPPSSLDNGTDATLLSRSVATSILACFLVNFLIYGLKWPRI; encoded by the exons ATGGCTGTTTATGTGGTGTGTTTGTTGCTTCTTTTAGCCATGGTTACTTTTTCAG GTGCAACTTATTGCCTATGTAATACTGGAGTTAGCAACACAGTTCTTCAGGAAAACATAGATTATGCTTGTGGAAATGGAGCTGATTGTTCAGCAATCCTCCAAAATGGGTCTTGTTTTCTCCCAAACACAGTCAAAGATCACTGTAATTATGCAGTGAACAGTTATTATCAGAGAAAAGGGCAAACTAATGGGAGCTGTGATTTTAAAGGCTCTGCCTCATTCTCTCAAACTCCTCCCTCTA ATTTAGCTGCAGGATGTGTGTATCAATCTAGTCCCA GTAATGGAAGCAGCCCAGCTCCACCATTCAGCCCCGGAGGAACACCTCCAAATGGGTCATTCGCCCCACCGGGTACGTTTGTACCTCCAAGCAGTTTGGACAATGGCACTGATGCGACACTATTATCTCGAAGCGTTGCTACATCTATTCTTGCATGTTTCTTGGTAAATTTCTTGATTTACGGCTTGAAATGGCCAAGGATTTGA